From Oenanthe melanoleuca isolate GR-GAL-2019-014 unplaced genomic scaffold, OMel1.0 S030, whole genome shotgun sequence, one genomic window encodes:
- the LOC130266386 gene encoding histone-lysine N-methyltransferase EHMT2-like, producing MEAVAHDQLEAARYLLLRGGCVYSKEKDGSTCLHHAAKNGNLEMVELLLSTGQVDVNAQDNGGWTPIIWAAEHKHIEVIRRLLTRGADVTLTNNPGCCLRGFQ from the exons ATGGAGGCCGTGGCGCACGACCAGCTGGAGGCAGCGCGGTACCTGCTGCTGCGCGGCGGCTGCGTCTACAGCAAG GAGAAGGACGGCTCCACCTGCCTGCACCACGCGGCCAAAAACGGGAACCTGGAGatggtggagctgctgctgagcacgGGGCAGGTGGATGTAAACGCACAG GACAACGGGGGCTGGACCCCGATCATCTGGG CGGCCGAGCACAAACACATCGAGGTCATTCGGCGGCTGCTGACGCGCGGGGCCGACGTCACCCTGACCAACAAC ccagggTGCTGCCTGAGGGGGTTCCAGTGA